One stretch of Thalassovita sp. DNA includes these proteins:
- a CDS encoding TRAP transporter large permease → MLIWFLPLFLALLLIGLPVFFALLFAPGALLWLNGQERDITLLYRNLYNGMDSFPLMAIPFFMLAGELMNRGGITLRLVEFSQALMGHLRGGLAHVNVLSSILFAGLSGSAVADTSALGSMLIPAMEKQGYSRKFAAAITAASSVIGPIIPPSGIMIIYAYVMGESVAALFLAGIVPGVMVGIGLMVMIKVMADRYDFPVASQKATWGERGQASLKAFFPLLTPVIILGGILAGVFTPTEAAAVAVAYALFIGLFVIKTLKFSELPDVLTRAGLTSAVVLLLVGAAMSFKTVVSLSHAPEQLAAFILALTENPLLLLFLINLLLFVVGMFLDAGPAIIILGPILGPVFAGLGVDSIHFAIIMCVNLTVGLATPPMGLVLFVASAVSGERVTTIARAILPFLAVEVVVIFLITFFPAISMTIPRLTGFAN, encoded by the coding sequence ATGCTCATCTGGTTCCTGCCCCTGTTTCTGGCGCTTCTTCTCATCGGTCTGCCGGTGTTCTTTGCCCTGTTGTTCGCCCCCGGCGCGCTGCTGTGGCTGAACGGACAAGAGCGTGACATCACGCTGCTCTACCGCAACCTTTACAACGGGATGGACAGCTTCCCGCTGATGGCGATCCCCTTCTTCATGCTGGCGGGTGAGCTGATGAACCGCGGAGGCATCACGCTGCGGCTGGTGGAGTTTTCGCAGGCCCTGATGGGTCACCTGCGCGGTGGACTGGCACATGTGAACGTGCTGTCCTCGATCCTGTTCGCCGGCCTCTCCGGCTCTGCCGTGGCGGACACCTCGGCGCTGGGGTCGATGCTGATCCCCGCGATGGAAAAACAGGGTTACAGCCGTAAGTTTGCCGCCGCCATCACCGCCGCCAGTTCGGTGATCGGCCCGATCATCCCACCCTCGGGCATCATGATCATCTACGCCTATGTCATGGGCGAAAGCGTCGCCGCGCTGTTCCTTGCGGGCATCGTGCCCGGCGTGATGGTCGGCATTGGCCTGATGGTGATGATCAAGGTCATGGCAGACCGCTATGACTTCCCCGTTGCCTCACAGAAAGCGACTTGGGGCGAACGTGGTCAGGCCAGTCTCAAGGCGTTTTTCCCGCTGCTGACCCCGGTGATCATTCTGGGCGGCATCCTGGCTGGTGTCTTCACCCCAACCGAGGCCGCCGCTGTGGCCGTTGCCTATGCGCTGTTCATCGGCCTATTTGTAATCAAGACGCTGAAGTTCTCGGAACTGCCCGATGTGCTGACCCGCGCTGGCCTGACCTCAGCTGTGGTGCTGCTGCTGGTGGGCGCGGCCATGTCGTTCAAAACCGTTGTGTCGCTCAGCCATGCGCCTGAACAGCTGGCCGCCTTTATTCTGGCACTGACAGAGAACCCGCTGCTCTTGCTGTTCCTGATCAACCTCTTGCTGTTTGTCGTCGGCATGTTCCTGGACGCAGGCCCCGCGATCATCATTCTGGGCCCGATCCTGGGCCCCGTCTTTGCCGGCCTAGGCGTCGACAGCATCCACTTTGCCATCATCATGTGTGTGAACCTGACCGTGGGTCTGGCGACACCGCCGATGGGGCTGGTGCTGTTTGTGGCCTCTGCCGTTTCCGGTGAACGGGTGACCACCATTGCCCGCGCCATTCTGCCTTTCCTTGCGGTGGAGGTGGTGGTGATCTTCCTGATCACCTTCTTCCCCGCAATCTCCATGACGATCCCGCGTCTGACGGGGTTCGCCAATTAA
- a CDS encoding tetratricopeptide repeat protein: MRRLMFALALAATPAVAEIEKARDLMEAGEFPAAYDELWPAARSGNADAEELIGIMYAMGLGVERDDERAFEWYLRSAMKGHPGAQSGVGWYYEIGRGMPTPDLTRAYMWYTLSAIGGDPDAAISLEEVIKKMTPEQIEKAHILVADYRAWMYPFR, translated from the coding sequence ATGCGCCGCCTGATGTTTGCCCTTGCGCTTGCTGCCACCCCCGCTGTTGCCGAGATCGAAAAAGCGCGCGATCTGATGGAGGCAGGGGAATTCCCGGCCGCCTATGATGAGCTGTGGCCGGCGGCGCGGTCGGGCAATGCCGATGCGGAAGAGCTGATCGGCATCATGTATGCGATGGGACTGGGGGTTGAGCGCGATGATGAGCGGGCGTTTGAATGGTATTTGCGCAGCGCGATGAAGGGCCATCCCGGCGCGCAGTCGGGGGTTGGCTGGTATTATGAGATCGGGCGCGGCATGCCGACGCCGGATCTGACCCGTGCCTATATGTGGTATACGCTCAGCGCGATTGGCGGCGATCCCGACGCGGCGATCAGCCTGGAAGAAGTGATTAAGAAGATGACGCCGGAGCAGATTGAAAAAGCGCATATCTTGGTCGCCGATTATAGGGCCTGGATGTATCCGTTCCGTTAA
- the dctP gene encoding TRAP transporter substrate-binding protein DctP, with translation MLKKTLKTLALAGLMAGTALSAAQAADYTIRATANSNENDEDYDGLVVFKNYVEAASNGAIEVELFIGTQLCSNGAECLQGVADGSIDVYISTSGGAAGLFPYVQVLDLPYLMADDRVAEHVLSGEFTRTLRQMALADSGDTIRLMTIGNTGGWRNFANTKRRVAEPADMEGLKIRTVVADLPQELVKALGASPTPIPWPELFTSFQTGVVEGSKNGITDIMGMKFPDAGLQYVTLDGHAYMGALWWMSNETFTGMPEDMRRVVVDGFYALQQATFASPKRKSIAAYEEFVAGGGDLYVPTPAQKAAFKEAASPVYDWFKTNVDKGEMAFNALTEAVAAAEADINGARDADLQ, from the coding sequence ATGCTCAAGAAAACACTGAAAACCCTGGCCCTCGCGGGCCTGATGGCTGGCACCGCACTCTCTGCGGCGCAGGCTGCGGATTACACCATCCGGGCCACCGCCAACTCGAACGAAAACGACGAAGACTATGACGGTCTGGTCGTGTTCAAAAACTACGTTGAGGCAGCCTCCAACGGCGCCATCGAGGTAGAGCTGTTCATCGGCACCCAGCTGTGCTCGAACGGTGCGGAATGTCTGCAGGGTGTGGCTGACGGTTCGATCGACGTCTACATCTCGACCTCGGGCGGGGCCGCTGGCCTGTTCCCCTATGTTCAGGTGCTGGATCTGCCCTACCTGATGGCGGACGACCGTGTTGCGGAACATGTGCTGTCGGGTGAGTTCACCCGCACCCTGCGTCAGATGGCGCTGGCCGACAGCGGCGACACCATCCGCCTGATGACCATCGGCAACACCGGCGGCTGGCGCAACTTTGCCAACACCAAACGCCGCGTGGCGGAACCTGCCGATATGGAAGGTCTGAAGATCCGTACCGTGGTTGCCGACCTGCCGCAGGAACTGGTTAAGGCACTGGGCGCCTCGCCCACCCCGATCCCGTGGCCTGAGCTGTTCACCTCGTTCCAGACCGGTGTAGTCGAAGGTTCGAAAAACGGCATCACCGACATCATGGGCATGAAATTCCCCGATGCCGGTCTGCAGTATGTCACCCTCGATGGCCATGCCTACATGGGTGCGCTGTGGTGGATGAGCAACGAAACCTTCACCGGCATGCCCGAAGACATGCGCCGCGTGGTGGTTGATGGCTTCTACGCGCTGCAACAGGCAACCTTTGCCTCGCCCAAGCGTAAATCCATCGCCGCCTATGAAGAGTTCGTCGCCGGTGGCGGGGACCTCTACGTTCCGACCCCGGCCCAGAAAGCAGCCTTCAAAGAAGCCGCTTCGCCCGTTTACGACTGGTTCAAAACCAACGTCGACAAGGGTGAAATGGCCTTCAACGCGCTGACCGAAGCGGTTGCCGCGGCCGAGGCAGACATCAACGGCGCCCGCGACGCTGACCTGCAATAA